Below is a genomic region from Vitis riparia cultivar Riparia Gloire de Montpellier isolate 1030 chromosome 5, EGFV_Vit.rip_1.0, whole genome shotgun sequence.
gagaaaaagaagatggCATTTCCATGAAACGTACTCCCACACCCCAAGCCAAGAAAAGAActcaagaaaaaacaaaacctgaagagaaaaaatattgtataagCGGGTACCTGAACACCATTGGTTACTGCAGTGGAACAGAGAGGAGGTTCTTCTGGGAACAAGTTGATACTTCTGATCATTCCTTCGTTACGGAGTTTAATAATGCCATTTTGTAAGCGACGAACATGTTCTTCTAACCATAGTAGCATCGCATCCTGCTGTTGACCAGTGTTCATGTCATGCATCGGACTTATCAGTGCATTTGGTACACAAGGAATCATTTCTCCAGCTGATACAAGACTCCTGGTACCAACATAAAGTTGACCAGTGgtaaaattgaggaaaaaaaacttTCCAAAGTGTGTGGAAGAAGCAGCCACAATAACATACTTAGATGTTGAGGAAAAACCTAGCTGGTCTGTAATCTCCTTTGTTTCCAAGATTACCTGACGCAAAGGTAATAAGCACACATTTACAAGGTGGTCATTACAGCAGTAACCTCCTATGATGCCCAATGAACCGCCAAGAGCGGTTCCTCCAACATCTTCTTCCGTTAGCTCTTGACCATCACAGAAGCGATAGAGAAGCCTTGTTGGAAGAGGCAATTTCACTTTCAAAATGTTCTCCAACGCTTCAATTTCAACTTCTGTTGCACCTTTTCGTAGTGTAGCATCAGCCTCCGGGAAATTTGCACTCAACCAGTTTTTAAGTCTATCCCAGCATCTTTTCACCCGTTTGACAAGGGGCCATGGGTACATACCAAAAGATTCCCGCCATAGTTGATAAGTTTCCTAGAGAAACAGGTCATTTGATAAGCTTCTGGGT
It encodes:
- the LOC117914557 gene encoding F-box protein SKIP16-like isoform X1 produces the protein MEMRLEDLGDLAINAIISKLDAKDTVAVSCVSKKLRVSASEESLWLNHCSQDLGLSAPIDPLGKPAPSFKETYQLWRESFGMYPWPLVKRVKRCWDRLKNWLSANFPEADATLRKGATEVEIEALENILKVKLPLPTRLLYRFCDGQELTEEDVGGTALGGSLGIIGGYCCNDHLVNVCLLPLRQVILETKEITDQLGFSSTSKYVIVAASSTHFGKFFFLNFTTGQLYVGTRSLVSAGEMIPCVPNALISPMHDMNTGQQQDAMLLWLEEHVRRLQNGIIKLRNEGMIRSINLFPEEPPLCSTAVTNGVQVRASAVFIPEGCNLRDKSHKYVFAYSIRMRLLPEGCIVNGTSFGSCQLNWRHWIIRANDHVVSEVNAEAVIGKYPLLYPGGEEFVYESCTHLSSSRGSIEGAFTFVPGRLADPKGSAFEVEVGRFPLQCPDYIF
- the LOC117914557 gene encoding F-box protein SKIP16-like isoform X5, with the protein product MYPWPLVKRVKRCWDRLKNWLSANFPEADATLRKGATEVEIEALENILKVKLPLPTRLLYRFCDGQELTEEDVGGTALGGSLGIIGGYCCNDHLVNVCLLPLRQVILETKEITDQLGFSSTSKYVIVAASSTHFGKFFFLNFTTGQLYVGTRSLVSAGEMIPCVPNALISPMHDMNTGQQQDAMLLWLEEHVRRLQNGIIKLRNEGMIRSINLFPEEPPLCSTAVTNGVQVRASAVFIPEGCNLRDKSHKYVFAYSIRMRLLPEGCIVNGTSFGSCQLNWRHWIIRANDHVVSEVNAEAVIGKYPLLYPGGEEFVYESCTHLSSSRGSIEGAFTFVPGRLADPKGSAFEVEVGRFPLQCPDYIF
- the LOC117914557 gene encoding F-box protein SKIP16-like isoform X4 translates to MEMRLEDLGDLAINAIISKLDAKDTVAVSCVSKKLRVSASEESLWLNHCSQDLGLSAPIDPLGKPAPSFKETYQLWRESFGMYPWPLVKRVKRCWDRLKNWLSANFPEADATLRKGATEVEIEALENILKVKLPLPTRLLYRFCDGQELTEEDVGGTALGGSLGIIGGYCCNDHLVNVCLLPLRQVILETKEITDQLGFSSTSKYVIVAASSTHFGKFFFLNFTTGQLYVGTRSLVSAGEMIPCVPNALISPMHDMNTGQQQDAMLLWLEEHVRRLQNGIIKLRNEGMIRSINLFPEEPPLCSTAVTNGVQVLFFFSSFLGLGCRSGFHENGILSFSLSLSLSVYLSVSLGNSTRNHTIKRKSHAKLGERT
- the LOC117914557 gene encoding F-box protein SKIP16-like isoform X3 encodes the protein MEMRLEDLGDLAINAIISKLDAKDTVAVSCVSKKLRVSASEESLWLNHCSQDLGLSAPIDPLGKPAPSFKETYQLWRESFGMYPWPLVKRVKRCWDRLKNWLSANFPEADATLRKGATEVEIEALENILKVKLPLPTRLLYRFCDGQELTEEDVGGTALGGSLGIIGGYCCNDHLVNVCLLPLRQVILETKEITDQLGFSSTSKYVIVAASSTHFGKFFFLNFTTGQLYVGTRSLVSAGEMIPCVPNALISPMHDMNTGQQQDAMLLWLEEHVRRLQNGIIKLRNEGMIRSINLFPEEPPLCSTAVTNGVQVRASAVFIPEGCNLRDKSHKYVFAYSIRMRLLPEGCIVNGTSFGSCQLNWRHWIIRANDHVVSEVNAEAVIGKIGRPKRQCI
- the LOC117914557 gene encoding F-box protein SKIP16-like isoform X2 produces the protein MEMRLEDLGDLAINAIISKLDAKDTVAVSCVSKKLRVSASEESLWLNHCSQDLGLSAPIDPLGKPAPSFKETYQLWRESFGMYPWPLVKRVKRCWDRLKNWLSANFPEADATLRKGATEVEIEALENILKVKLPLPTRLLYRFCDGQELTEEDVGGTALGGSLGIIGGYCCNDHLVNVCLLPLRQVILETKEITDQLGFSSTSKSLVSAGEMIPCVPNALISPMHDMNTGQQQDAMLLWLEEHVRRLQNGIIKLRNEGMIRSINLFPEEPPLCSTAVTNGVQVRASAVFIPEGCNLRDKSHKYVFAYSIRMRLLPEGCIVNGTSFGSCQLNWRHWIIRANDHVVSEVNAEAVIGKYPLLYPGGEEFVYESCTHLSSSRGSIEGAFTFVPGRLADPKGSAFEVEVGRFPLQCPDYIF